The genome window AAGGCATGGAAGAGGTGCCGGCCCTGGCCCGCACCCCGGAAATCATCGGCGAAGCGCCGGCGATGCAGGAAGTGTTTCGCGCCATCGGGCGCTTGAGCCACTCCAACATCACTGTGCTGATCAATGGCGAGTCGGGCACCGGCAAGGAACTGGTGGCCCACGCCCTGCACCGCCACAGCCCACGCGCGGCGTCGCCGTTCATCGCGCTGAACATGGCGGCGATTCCCAAGGACTTGATGGAGTCCGAGCTGTTCGGCCACGAAAAAGGCGCCTTCACCGGCGCGGCCAACCTGCGGCGCGGGCGCTTCGAGCAAGCCGACGGCGGCACGTTGTTCCTCGATGAAATCGGCGACATGCCGGCCGACACCCAGACCCGCTTGCTGCGCGTGCTGGCCGATGGCGAGTTCTATCGGGTCGGCGGCCATACACCGGTGAAGGTGGACGTGCGCATCATCGCCGCGACCCACCAGAACCTGGAAACCCTGGTTCACGCCGGCAAATTCCGTGAGGACTTGTTCCACCGCCTGAACGTCATCCGCATTCATATCCCGCGCCTGGCGGATCGTCGCGAAGACATCCCGACCCTGGCCCGGCACTTCCTCAGCCGCGCGGCCCAGGAACTGGCGGTCGAGCCCAAGCTGCTCAAGAGCGAAACCGAGGAATACCTCAAGAACCTGCCGTGGCCGGGCAACGTGCGCCAGTTGGAGAACACCTGCCGCTGGATCACGGTGATGGCTTCAGGTCGCGAAGTGCACATCAGCGACCTGCCGCCGGAACTGCTGAGCCTGCCGCAGGATTCGGCCCCCGTGACCAACTGGGAGCAAGCCCTGCGCCAGTGGGCCGATCAGGCCCTGGCCCGCGGTCAGTCGAGCCTGTTGGACAGCGCGGTACCGGCCTTCGAGCGGATCATGATCGAAACCGCCCTCAAGCACACCGCCGGCCGCCGCCGCGATGCCGCCGTGCTGCTGGGCTGGGGCCGCAATACCTTGACCCGCAAGATCAAGGAATTGGGGATGAAAGTCGACGGTGGGGATGATGATGACGGGGATGAGGGCTGATCGGTCTTTAGCCCTTCGCTGAATTTGAAGGCCCAATCGCGAGCAAGCTGAACTGGTCAACTAATTTTGGACACCAGTTACGGTTTCATGCTGCCAGTTTCTCCATAGCTACCGGCGACCGGTAGTCGTTGTAGCTATGGAGTCTGACGTTGTTGTAACGCATCACATAACGCTGCACATCCACGCGGGCTTCATGCTCCGAGCTGTAGCCATCTTCTGGCACCCACTCTGACTTCAGGCTCCCAAAGAAACGCTCCATCGGGGCGTTGTCCCAGCACTCACCTTTGCGACTCATGCTTTGCAGGAGTCCATGCTTGCGCATTTCATTCCTGAATTTGTGGCTGGTGTATTGGCAGCCTTGATCGGAATGAAACAGCACCTCTTTTGGGCAACCTCGCAATTGCACCGCCATTCGCAACGCTTCGCAGGTCAGCGAGGCATCGGAAATCATTGAAAACGACCAGCCCACGATCCGGCGAGCAAACAGATCCAGCACCGCCGCGAAATACATCCAGCGCTTGCCGACCTTGATGTACGTCACATCGCCACACCACACCTGGTTGATCGCCGTGACATCAAACTTGCGCTTGAGCACGTGCGGCGCCACCAACGCTTCCACGCCGGAAGATTTGTACTTGTGCCGCCGGCGCTGACGACTGGCAACACCGGCTTCGCGCATCAAGCTGCGAGCCATATGCCGCCCGACACGATGTCCCTTTGCTTGCAGCTCCTTGGAAAGGGTGCGAGACCCCGCGGATGCTCTGGACTCCTTGTGATGCTCGACCAGCACGGCTTTAAGTTTCTCCCGCTCGGGCTTCACTTTGCCTTGGCGCTGACGCCAGGCGTAAAAGCTGCTGCGGTTGACTCCAAACGCCCGACAGCAATTGTTAACGCCGTACTGCTCGTCCAGCTCATTGATCAACGAGAATGATCTTTGGAGTCCAAAAGCAGGAGAGCACTGGCCTTTTTTAGGATTTCAATGTCCAGGTCTTTTTGCCTGAGCAACGCTTTGAGCTGCTGAATTTCACGCTGATCAGCGGTAATCGCCTTGGCGCCCACCGGGGTCGAACCCAAGCGTTCCTTGCGAACCTGATCGACCCAGCGGCGAAGCGCCGTGGGCCCAATATCCAGGCTGGCGCAGACTTCGGGAACCGACTGTCCCTCGTCCAGCACCATGCTGGCCGCCTTGAGTTTGAACTCACTGGAGTAAGATTTACGCATAACCAAAACACCTCAGATTTGGGCGCCATCATAGCGCCCGATTGAAGTGTCCAAAATCATTAGGCCAGTTCAAGCTCGCTCCCACAAGGGAAACGCAATTCCTGGACTGCCCCCCAAAAGTCAGATGGGTGTCCAACTTTTTGGGGACAGTCCATCCTGTGGGAGCGAGCTTGCTCGCGATGCTTTTAAAGGCCTCATGCACCGCATCAATGCACTGCGAACCGCAATTGCACATGCACCACCCGCCAAAACCAATCGGCCCAGCTCGGAAAAACCGCACAAACAAAAGCAAAAGCCCCGGAATACGGGGCTTTTGCGTTACAGAAAGCGTTTTTGTGACAAATAATTTAAAACTGGCACGCCCCCTGCAATAGCTAGATCACTACCCAGTTTCGGGGACCTTGGTACAGGCAGGCCGGGGAATCCCCATTTTATACCGGGCTCAGTGAGCCCACTGTTTTGGGGGCCTTGATACAGGCAGGTCAAGGTTTCCCTTCTTTACACCCAGGGCCATGCGCTTAGCGCGAGCCCTCCCGTTTTGGGGACCTTGGTACAGGCAGGCCGGGGATTCCCTCTTTTATTGCTCCTGGAGACGGACCTCCAGCCGCCAGCGGTCATCGACCTCGCTGCCGGTCCACGCCCCTCGCAATGGACGCGCCGCCACCAGCGTCAGCAACAACCCCTCGTCACTCAAACGCACCCGCCAGTTCACATCCTTGCCGTTGAGCTTGAGCTGGCCCTTCTGCGGCTGGCCTTCTGCTTGGAACAGCAACGCCACTGAGCCGTCGACAATTTCGCCATGGAGCTTGGGTTCATTGTTGAACCAGGCCACCAGCGCTCCGTCTGTCACCTCGATCTGTTGCAACGCGCTCGGCTCGGGCGTGGTCAGGCGCCCGATCATCAGCCCGACCATCACGCCGAAGATCGCCAAAGAGCCCATCACCCGAGGCATTAGCTTCGAACGTCGGTCGGTTTGCGGCGTAGAATGCCGCTCATCTTTATCTGCGGAGCCGTGCATGTTTCACGTCATCCTTTTTCAACCGGAAATTCCGCCGAATACCGGCAACGTCATCAGGCTGTGCGCCAACAGCGGCTGCCACCTGCATTTGATCGAACCGCTGGGCTTCGACATGGACGACAAGCGCCTGCGCCGCGCCGGCCTCGACTACCACGAGTATGCCACCTTGCAGCGTCACGCCGACCTCGCCAGTTGTCTGGAAAGCCTCGGGCATCCGCGTCTGTTCGCCTTTACCACCAAGGGTTCGCGGCCGTTCCATGACGCCAGCTTCGTCGCCGGCGATGCGTTCCTGTTCGGCCCGGAAAGCCGTGGCCTGCCGGCCGACGTACTGGACGCCCTGCCCGCCGAACAGCGCCTGCGCCTGCCAATGCGTGAAGGCTGCCGCAGCCTGAACCTGTCCAATACCGTGGCGGTGGCGGTTTATGAGGCGTGGCGGCAGAACGGGTTCGCCTGAGCCGTTCCTGTCAGCCAGAAACACCTGTGGGAGCGAGCCTGTGGGAGCCGAGCTTGCTCGCGATGAACGATGACACGGTTTTGCAGTTGAACCGTGTCGACCTCATCGCGAGCAAGCTCGGCTCCCACAGGCTCGGCTCCCACAGGGCTCGCTCCCACAGGTTTTGTGCCTGGCCGTCGAGCGCTATGCCTGGCAGTAGACGCTTACTGAACGGTCGCGCCGCCTTCCTGCTGCATGCGCTGCAGTTCTTGCGCATACAGGGCATCGAAGTTCACCGGCGCCAGCATCAGGGCCGGGAACGAGCCGCGGGTTACCAGGCTGTCCAGGGTTTCCCGGGCGTAAGGGAACAGGATGTTCGGGCAGAACGCGCCCAGGGTGTGGCTCATCGAAGGAGCATCCAGGTTCTTGATCAGGAAGATCCCGGCCTGTTGCACTTCAGCGATGAACGCCACTTCGTCACCGTTCTTGACGGTGACCGACAGGGTCAGCACCACTTCGTGGAAGTCATCTTCCAGGGCTTTCTGACGGGTGTTCAGGTCCAGGCCTACGCTCGGCTCCCACTGCTGGCGAAAGATCGCCGGGCTTTTCGGGGCTTCGAAGGACAGGTCACGCACATAAATGCGCTGCAAGGAGAATTGCGGTGCGGCTTCTTCTTCGCTGGCAGCTGTGTTCTGTTGGTCAGTCATCGCAGATCCTTCTTACTTTCAGGTTCTTTAGTGGGAAATTCAGGCCTTGAGCAGCGCGTCGAGCTTGCCGGCGCGCTCCAGGGCGAACAGATCATCGCAACCGCCCACGTGGGTGCTGCCGATCCAGATCTGCGGCACGGAGGTGCGCCCGGCCTTCTGGGTCATTTCGGTGCGCAGTTGCGGCTTGCCGTCGACCTTGATCTCTTCGAAGGCCACGCCTTTGTTCTGGAGCAGGGACTTGGCTCTGGAGCAATAGGGGCAGTAATCGCTGGAATAGACAACAACGTGGGACATTTCACTTCACCAGGGGCAGATTGTCGGCTTTCCAGCTGGCAACGCCGCCGGACAGCTTGGCGGCGGTAAAACCGGACTTCATCAGCTCGCGGGCGTGGGTGCCGGCGTGCTGGCCTTGGGCGTCCACCAGGATCAACGTCTTGGCCTTGTGTTTCTCCAGCTCGCCGATCCGCGCCATCAGTTTGTCCTGGGGAATGTTCACCGCCCCGACAATGTGACCGGCGGCGTAATCCTTGCTCGGGCGGATGTCCACCACCAGGCCGGCATCCTTGTTGACCAGTGCGGTCAGCTCGCCAGTGCTCAGGCTGCGACCGCCGCCCTGCATCGTGTGGGCAACCAGCAACGCCAGCAGCACGACGAAGATACCGACGAGAATGTAGTGGTTAGTGGCAAATTGAATCAGGTGAGCAACCATCGAAGGAGGTTCCAGGGCGTTAAAATGTCGGCCAGTATACACAGCACGCAAGGCCGGCCAAACCCCGCCCGGCGGTGACGCCGCCGGAACTTACCTTTAAACTGCCCGTCCCTTTTCCATCGTCTTCTTTTAACCCGCCACGAGTGGATTCCATGACTACCACGCCTAAACCTTTGGTCCTGATGATTCTCGACGGCTTCGGTCACAGTGACAGCCACGAATCCAACGCCGTGTATTCGGCCAACAAGCCGGTGCTGGACCGTCTGTGGGCCAGCGTGCCCAACGGCCTGATCTCCGGCAGCGGCATGGACGTCGGCCTGCCGGACGGACAGATGGGCAACTCCGAAGTCGGCCACATGAACCTCGGCGCAGGCCGCGTGGTGTACCAGGACTTCACCCGCGTGACCAAATCGATCCGCGACGGCGAGTTCTTCGAAAACCCGACCATCTGCGCCGCCGTGGATAAAGCCGTGGCCGCCGGCAAGGCCGTGCACTTCATGGGCCTGCTGTCCGACGGTGGCGTGCACAGCCACCAGGACCACCTGATCGCCATGGCCGAACTGGCTGCCAAGCGCGGCGCCGAGAAGATCTACCTGCACGCGTTCCTCGATGGCCGCGACACCCCGCCGAAAAGCGCCACGTCGTCGATCGAGCTGCTGGACGCAACGTTCCAGGCCCTCGGCAAGGGGCGCATCGCCAGCCTCGTCGGCCGCTACTTCGCCATGGACCGTGACAACCGTTGGGATCGCGTGTCCCAGGCCTACAACCTGATCGTCGACGGCAGCGCCGAATTCAACGCCGCCACCGCCCAGGAAGGCCTGCAAGCCGCCTACGAACGCGGCGAAAGCGATGAATTCGTCAAAGCCACCACCATTGGCGAGCCGGTGAAAGTCGAAGACGGCGATGCCGTGGTGTTCATGAACTTCCGTGCCGACCGCGCCCGTGAACTGACCCGCGTGTTCGTCGAAGACGATTTCAAGGAATTCGAGCGTGCCCGCCAGCCAAAACTGGCCGGTTTCGTCATGCTGACCCAATACGCCGCCAGCATTCCCGCGCCTTCGGCCTTCGCCGCCGGCAGCCTGGAAAACGTGCTGGGCGACTACCTGGCGAAAAACGGCAAGACCCAACTGCGCATCGCCGAGACCGAAAAGTACGCCCACGTGACGTTCTTTTTCTCCGGCGGCCGTGAAGAACCGTTCCCGGGCGAAGAACGCATCCTGATCCCCTCGCCGAAAGTCGCCACCTACGACCTGCAACCGGAGATGAGCGCACCGGAAGTGACCGACCGCATCGTCGACGCCATTGAAAACCAGCGTTACGACGTGATCGTGGTCAACTACGCCAACGGCGACATGGTCGGCCACAGCGGTGTGTTCGAGGCGGCGGTCAAGGCCGTGGAATGCCTGGACACCTGCGTTGGCCGTATCGTCGAGGCCCTGGAAAAGGTCGGCGGCGAAGCACTGATCACGGCCGACCACGGCAACGTCGAGCAGATGTCCGACGAATCCACCGGCCAGGCCCACACCGCCCACACCACCGAGCCGGTGCCGTTCATCTATGTCGGCAAGCGGGACTTCAAGGTCCGCGACGGTGGCGTGCTGGCTGACGTGGCGCCGACCATGCTGATGTTGCTGGGCATGGAAAAGCCTGCGGAAATGACCGGGACGTCGATCCTGGTCTGATTCCGCAAACCCTGTGGGAGCGAGCTTGCTCGCGATAGCGCCGGATCAGCCAACCTTGATGTTGACTGATGCACCGCCATCGCGAGCAAGCTCGCTCCCACATGGGTTCTTGGTGTTTTTCGGGCCAGTTATCACACAGCCCCAAATGGGCGTTTTTTTTGCGGCGTGGGGCGGGCATACTAGGCCGTCCCTTTCCCTGGTGTCGCCCGCCTCTATGCTTCGCGTCCTGATAGCCCTCGTTCTGACCTGCTTGCTCCAACCGGCCTTTGCCGACGAGCGCGCGCAAACCCAACAGCAGTTGGAAGCCACGCGCCAGGACATTGCCGAGCTGAAAAAGCTGCTGGGCAAGTTGCAGGAAGAGAAATCCAGCGTGCAGAAAGACCTGCGCGGCACTGAAACCGAGATGGGCAAGCTGGAGAAGCAGGTCGACGCCCTGCAAAAAGAACTGAAGAAAAGCGAATCCGAGCTGCAGCGGCTCGATGGAGAGAAAAAAAAACTCCAGAGCGCGCGCACTGAACAACAAAAGCTGATCGCCATCCAGGCCCGGGCCGCCTACCAGAATGGCCGCCAGGAATACCTCAAGCTGCTGCTCAACCAGCAGAACCCCGAGAAATTCGCCCGTACCCTCACCTATTACGATTACCTGAGCCAGGCCCGCCTGGAACAACTCAAGAGCTTCAATGAAACCTTGCGCCAACTGGCCAATGTCGAAAAAGACATCGAGCTGCAGCAGGCCCAGTTGCTGGTGCAGAAAAGCAGCCTCGACACCCAGCGCGAAGAACTCGAGAAGGTTCGCAAGGAGCGCCAGGTGGCCCTGGCCAAGCTCAATGACGACGTGAAGGCCCGCGACAGCAAGCTCAAGGCCCGCGAGCAGGACCAGGCCGAACTGGCCAATGTGTTGAAAACCATCGAAGAGACCCTGGCCCGCCAGGCCCGAGAGGCGGAAGAAGCGCGCCAGAAAGCGCTGATCGCCCAGCAGGAAGCCGAAAAAAAGCGTTTGCGTGAAGCCCAGGCCGACGCAGACGCCGGCGATGCACCGCGCAAACCGGCAAAATCCAGCCCCGGCGCACTGGTTTCCAGTGACGGCGAAACCTTTGGCGGCGCTTTTGCTTCAGCCCGAGGCAAACTTCCTTGGCCGGTCAATGGTCGATTGCTTGCGCGCTTCGGTGAAACCCGCGGCGACGATACCCGCACCAAGTGGGACGGGGTGATGATCAGCGCCTCGGCCGGCAGCCAGGTACATGCCGTGCATGGCGGACGCGTGGTATTCGCCGACTGGTTGCGCGGCGCCGGCCTGCTGGTGATCCTCGATCACGGCAACGGTTACTTGAGCCTGTACGGCCACAACCAGACGCTGCTCAAGTCGGCGGGCGACGTGGTCAAGGCCGGTGAGTCCATCTCCACGGTCGGTAACAGTGGCGGGCAGGATACGCCAGCACTGTATTTCGCTATTCGTCAGCAGGGTCGCCCCAGTGACCCGGCCCAATGGTGTCGTGCGCAAGGATAAGCGCGCCCATCCTATTAAGGAGTTCGTTCGACATGCTGCATTTGTCCCGCCTTACCTCGCTGGCCCTGACGATCGCCCTCGTGATCGGTGCGCCCCTGGCTTTCGCCGCCGAACCGGCCCCGTCGGCCCCCGCCGCCACTGCCGCAACCACCAAGGCGCCGCTGCCGCTGGACGAACTGCGCACCTTTGCCGAGGTCATGGACCGGATCAAGGCCGCCTACGTGGAACCGGTGGATGACAAGATGCTGCTGGAGAACGCCATCAAAGGCATGCTCAGCAACCTTGACCCGCACTCGGCATACCTGGGCCCGGAAGATTTCGCCGAGCTGCAGGAAAGCACCAGCGGCGAATTCGGCGGCCTGGGCATCGAGGTCGGCAGCGAAGACGGCTTCGTCAAGGTGGTCTCGCCAATCGACGACACGCCAGCTTCCAAGGCCGGCATCCAGGCCGGTGACTTCATCGTCAAGATCAACGGCCAGCCGACCCGCGGCCAGAGCATGACCGAAGCCGTGGACAAGATGCGCGGCAAGATCGGCCAGAAGATCACCCTGACCCTGGTGCGCGATGGTGGCACACCGTTCGACGTGACCCTGACCCGTGCGGTCATCCAGGTCAAGAGCGTGAAGAGCCAGTTGCTGGAGTCGGGCTACGGCTACATCCGCATCACCCAGTTCCAGGTCAAGACCGGCGAAGAAGTCGCCAAGGCCCTGGCCAAGATGCGCAAGGACAACGGCAAGAAACTCAACGGCCTGGTCCTGGACCTGCGTAACAACCCCGGCGGCGTACTGCAATCGGCCGTGGAAGTGGTGGATCACTTCATCACCAAGGGCCTGATCGTCTACACCAAGGGCCGTATCGCCAATTCCGAGCTGCGCTTCTCGGCCACTGGCAACGACTTGAGCGAAGCCGTGCCATTGGTGGTGCTGATCAACGGCGGCAGCGCTTCGGCTTCGGAAATCGTCGCCGGCGCCCTGCAGGACCAGAAGCGCGGCGTGGTCATGGGCACCACCAGTTTCGGCAAGGGCTCGGTACAGACCGTGTTGCCACTGAACAACGACCGTGCCCTGAAGATCACCACCGCGCTGTACTTCACGCCCAACGGCCGTTCCATCCAGGCCCAGGGCATTGTCCCGGACATCGAAGTGCGCAAGGCCAAGATCACCAACGAGCAGGACAGCGAATACTTCAAGGAAGCCGACCTGCAAGGTCACCTGGGCAACGGCAACGGCGGCGCCGACAAACCGACCGGTTCCGGCGCCAAGGCCAAGCCGATGCCCCAGGATGACGACTATCAGTTGGCCCAGGCCTTGAGCTTGCTCAAAGGGTTGAACATCACGTCCGGCCGCTGAGATGGGCCTGCGTTTCACCTTCGTCCTGCTGTGCCTGCTGGCGGGGGCCGTTAACGCGGCGCCCGCCACGCCCTCTTCGCCGCACAAGGCGTACCTGAGCCTGATCATCGACGACCTGGGGCAAAACCTGCCCCGGGACCGTCGGGTGCTCGCCCTTCCCGGGCCGGTCACCGCCGCGATCATGCCCGACACACCCCACGCCGCCGAATTCGCCCGCGAAGCCCATCGCGCCGGCAAGCTGGTCATGCTGCATATGCCCATGGACCCGGCCACCGGGCCGTTCGCCTGGCATCCGGAACTGTCCATCGAAGAACTGGGCAAGCGCCTCGACGCCGCGTTCGCCGCCGTGCCCTACACCAGCGGGATCAACAACCACATGGGCAGCCGCATGACCGCCCAGCCCAAGGCCATGGCGTGGCTGATGGCGAACTTGCAGCAGCGCCACAAGTTTTTCGTCGACAGCCGCACCAGCGCCCAGACCGTCGCCGCCGCCGAAGCGCAAAAGATCGGCCTCGCCAGTGTGTCGCGGGATGTGTTCCTGGACGACGAGCGCACCGAAACCGCCATCGCCCAACAGCTGCAAACCGCCATCGACCTGGCCCGCCGGCAAGGCTCGGCTGTGATGATCGGCCATCCCTATCCGCAGACCCTGGCGGTACTCGAACGCGAGCTACCCAAGCTCAAGGCCCAGGGCATCGAATGGATCGACATCAAGTCGATGATCAGCCTGCGCAGCAATCGGGCGATGACTGGGCATGGGAAGGATGGGGTTTATCGGTAGCGGCGACCGCGTCGCCGCCATCGCGAGCAAGCTCGCTCCCACAGTGGTTTTGCATCAGGCACAAGATTGGCGTTCACAGCAGATCCCCTGTGGGAGCGAGCCTGCTCGCGATGACGGCGGCACATGCAACATCCCGGCAAGCTGACCCACCGCTATCGCGAGCAAGCTCGCTCCCACTGTGGTTTTGCATCAGGCACAAGATTGGCGTTCACAGCAGATCCCCTGTGGGAGCGAGCCTGCTCGCGATGACGGCGGCACATGCAACATCCCGGCAAGCTGACCCACCGCTATCGCGAGCAAGCTCGCTCCCACTGTGGTTTTGCCTTGGGCACAAGATTGGCGTTCACAGCAGATCCCTGTGGGAGCGAGCCTGAACTCGCGATGACGGCGGCACATTCAACATCTCTACAAGCTGACCCACCGCTTTCGCGAGCAAGCTCGCTCCCACAGTGGTTTTGCATCGGCCACAAGATTGGCGTTCACAGCAGATCCCCTGTGGGAGCGAGCCTGCTCGCGATGACGGCGGCACATGCAACATCCCGGCAAGCTGACCCACCGCTATCGCGAGCAAGCTCGCTCCCACTGTGGTTTTGCATCGGGCACAAGATTGGCGTTCACAGCAGATCCCTGTGGGAGCG of Pseudomonas fluorescens contains these proteins:
- a CDS encoding divergent polysaccharide deacetylase family protein: MGLRFTFVLLCLLAGAVNAAPATPSSPHKAYLSLIIDDLGQNLPRDRRVLALPGPVTAAIMPDTPHAAEFAREAHRAGKLVMLHMPMDPATGPFAWHPELSIEELGKRLDAAFAAVPYTSGINNHMGSRMTAQPKAMAWLMANLQQRHKFFVDSRTSAQTVAAAEAQKIGLASVSRDVFLDDERTETAIAQQLQTAIDLARRQGSAVMIGHPYPQTLAVLERELPKLKAQGIEWIDIKSMISLRSNRAMTGHGKDGVYR
- a CDS encoding murein hydrolase activator EnvC family protein, with translation MLRVLIALVLTCLLQPAFADERAQTQQQLEATRQDIAELKKLLGKLQEEKSSVQKDLRGTETEMGKLEKQVDALQKELKKSESELQRLDGEKKKLQSARTEQQKLIAIQARAAYQNGRQEYLKLLLNQQNPEKFARTLTYYDYLSQARLEQLKSFNETLRQLANVEKDIELQQAQLLVQKSSLDTQREELEKVRKERQVALAKLNDDVKARDSKLKAREQDQAELANVLKTIEETLARQAREAEEARQKALIAQQEAEKKRLREAQADADAGDAPRKPAKSSPGALVSSDGETFGGAFASARGKLPWPVNGRLLARFGETRGDDTRTKWDGVMISASAGSQVHAVHGGRVVFADWLRGAGLLVILDHGNGYLSLYGHNQTLLKSAGDVVKAGESISTVGNSGGQDTPALYFAIRQQGRPSDPAQWCRAQG
- a CDS encoding IS3 family transposase, with protein sequence MINELDEQYGVNNCCRAFGVNRSSFYAWRQRQGKVKPEREKLKAVLVEHHKESRASAGSRTLSKELQAKGHRVGRHMARSLMREAGVASRQRRRHKYKSSGVEALVAPHVLKRKFDVTAINQVWCGDVTYIKVGKRWMYFAAVLDLFARRIVGWSFSMISDASLTCEALRMAVQLRGCPKEVLFHSDQGCQYTSHKFRNEMRKHGLLQSMSRKGECWDNAPMERFFGSLKSEWVPEDGYSSEHEARVDVQRYVMRYNNVRLHSYNDYRSPVAMEKLAA
- the secB gene encoding protein-export chaperone SecB, with the translated sequence MTDQQNTAASEEEAAPQFSLQRIYVRDLSFEAPKSPAIFRQQWEPSVGLDLNTRQKALEDDFHEVVLTLSVTVKNGDEVAFIAEVQQAGIFLIKNLDAPSMSHTLGAFCPNILFPYARETLDSLVTRGSFPALMLAPVNFDALYAQELQRMQQEGGATVQ
- a CDS encoding rhodanese-like domain-containing protein, with the protein product MVAHLIQFATNHYILVGIFVVLLALLVAHTMQGGGRSLSTGELTALVNKDAGLVVDIRPSKDYAAGHIVGAVNIPQDKLMARIGELEKHKAKTLILVDAQGQHAGTHARELMKSGFTAAKLSGGVASWKADNLPLVK
- a CDS encoding transposase gives rise to the protein MVLDEGQSVPEVCASLDIGPTALRRWVDQVRKERLGSTPVGAKAITADQREIQQLKALLRQKDLDIEILKKASALLLLDSKDHSR
- a CDS encoding S41 family peptidase, with product MLHLSRLTSLALTIALVIGAPLAFAAEPAPSAPAATAATTKAPLPLDELRTFAEVMDRIKAAYVEPVDDKMLLENAIKGMLSNLDPHSAYLGPEDFAELQESTSGEFGGLGIEVGSEDGFVKVVSPIDDTPASKAGIQAGDFIVKINGQPTRGQSMTEAVDKMRGKIGQKITLTLVRDGGTPFDVTLTRAVIQVKSVKSQLLESGYGYIRITQFQVKTGEEVAKALAKMRKDNGKKLNGLVLDLRNNPGGVLQSAVEVVDHFITKGLIVYTKGRIANSELRFSATGNDLSEAVPLVVLINGGSASASEIVAGALQDQKRGVVMGTTSFGKGSVQTVLPLNNDRALKITTALYFTPNGRSIQAQGIVPDIEVRKAKITNEQDSEYFKEADLQGHLGNGNGGADKPTGSGAKAKPMPQDDDYQLAQALSLLKGLNITSGR
- the gpmI gene encoding 2,3-bisphosphoglycerate-independent phosphoglycerate mutase, whose product is MTTTPKPLVLMILDGFGHSDSHESNAVYSANKPVLDRLWASVPNGLISGSGMDVGLPDGQMGNSEVGHMNLGAGRVVYQDFTRVTKSIRDGEFFENPTICAAVDKAVAAGKAVHFMGLLSDGGVHSHQDHLIAMAELAAKRGAEKIYLHAFLDGRDTPPKSATSSIELLDATFQALGKGRIASLVGRYFAMDRDNRWDRVSQAYNLIVDGSAEFNAATAQEGLQAAYERGESDEFVKATTIGEPVKVEDGDAVVFMNFRADRARELTRVFVEDDFKEFERARQPKLAGFVMLTQYAASIPAPSAFAAGSLENVLGDYLAKNGKTQLRIAETEKYAHVTFFFSGGREEPFPGEERILIPSPKVATYDLQPEMSAPEVTDRIVDAIENQRYDVIVVNYANGDMVGHSGVFEAAVKAVECLDTCVGRIVEALEKVGGEALITADHGNVEQMSDESTGQAHTAHTTEPVPFIYVGKRDFKVRDGGVLADVAPTMLMLLGMEKPAEMTGTSILV
- the ntrC gene encoding nitrogen regulation protein NR(I) — its product is MSRSETVWIVDDDRSIRWVLEKALQQEGMTTQSFDSADGVMSRLARQQPDVIISDIRMPGASGLDLLARIREQHPRLPVIIMTAHSDLDSAVASYQGGAFEYLPKPFDVDEAVSLVKRANQHAQEQQGMEEVPALARTPEIIGEAPAMQEVFRAIGRLSHSNITVLINGESGTGKELVAHALHRHSPRAASPFIALNMAAIPKDLMESELFGHEKGAFTGAANLRRGRFEQADGGTLFLDEIGDMPADTQTRLLRVLADGEFYRVGGHTPVKVDVRIIAATHQNLETLVHAGKFREDLFHRLNVIRIHIPRLADRREDIPTLARHFLSRAAQELAVEPKLLKSETEEYLKNLPWPGNVRQLENTCRWITVMASGREVHISDLPPELLSLPQDSAPVTNWEQALRQWADQALARGQSSLLDSAVPAFERIMIETALKHTAGRRRDAAVLLGWGRNTLTRKIKELGMKVDGGDDDDGDEG
- the grxC gene encoding glutaredoxin 3: MSHVVVYSSDYCPYCSRAKSLLQNKGVAFEEIKVDGKPQLRTEMTQKAGRTSVPQIWIGSTHVGGCDDLFALERAGKLDALLKA
- the trmL gene encoding tRNA (uridine(34)/cytosine(34)/5-carboxymethylaminomethyluridine(34)-2'-O)-methyltransferase TrmL, whose product is MFHVILFQPEIPPNTGNVIRLCANSGCHLHLIEPLGFDMDDKRLRRAGLDYHEYATLQRHADLASCLESLGHPRLFAFTTKGSRPFHDASFVAGDAFLFGPESRGLPADVLDALPAEQRLRLPMREGCRSLNLSNTVAVAVYEAWRQNGFA